In Strigops habroptila isolate Jane chromosome 4, bStrHab1.2.pri, whole genome shotgun sequence, a single genomic region encodes these proteins:
- the MGAT2 gene encoding alpha-1,6-mannosyl-glycoprotein 2-beta-N-acetylglucosaminyltransferase, producing MRLRIYKRKVLLLALALAVCALALWGTGGGGRRRQQQQQRGGTGTTGEPPRVSEPPRRPAANASAASLAPPLLTENGTLSYRSLVYRLNFDQPVRNAGRFPARAAAADVVLVVQVHDRAEHLRLLLESLRRAAGVENVLLVLSHDLWAEELNRLAARVDFCPVLQIFFPFSIQLYPREFPGHDPRDCPRDVGKAAALRLGCINAEYPDSFGHYREARFSQTKHHWWWKLHFVWERVRALREHTGPVLFLEEDHYLAPDFYHVLKKLWALRERECPECQIVSLGTYSPVRGGFAGRADKVEMKTWKSTEHNMGMAFGRDTYQKLIECTDAFCTYDDYNWDWTLQHLTVSCLPKFWKVLVPEIPRIFHTGDCGMHHKKSCRPSTQSAKIDSLLNSNQQYLFPKTMSVSKRYSMAPLSPHVKNGGWGDIRDHELCKSYRRLQ from the coding sequence ATGCGGCTGCGGATCTACAAGCGGAAAGTGTTGCTGCTGGCGCTGGCGCTGGCGGTGTGCGCGCTGGCGCTGTGGGGaaccggcggcggcgggcggaggcggcagcagcagcagcagcggggcGGTACCGGTACCACCGGGGAGCCGCCGCGGGTCAGCGagccgccgcgccgccccgccgctAACGCCTCGGCTGCGTCCCTGGCACCGCCGCTGCTCACCGAGAACGGTACGCTGAGTTACCGCTCGCTCGTTTACCGGCTGAACTTCGACCAGCCGGTGCGGAACGCCGGGCGCTTCCCGGCGCGGGCCGCCGCCGCGGacgtggtgctggtggtgcaggTGCACGATCGAGCCGAGCACCTGCGATTGCTGCTGGAGTCGCtgcggcgggcagcgggcgtGGAGAAcgtgctgctggtgctgagccacGACCTGTGGGCCGAGGAGCTCAACCGGCTGGCGGCACGCGTGGActtctgccctgtgctgcagatCTTCTTCCCCTTCAGCATCCAGCTCTACCCCCGCGAGTTCCCCGGCCACGACCCCCGCGACTGCCCCCGTGACGTGGGCAAGGCGGCAGCCCTGCGCCTGGGCTGCATCAACGCCGAGTACCCTGACTCCTTCGGGCACTACCGTGAAGCCCGCTTCTCCCAGACCAAGCACCACTGGTGGTGGAAGCTGCACTTCGTCTGGGAGCGGGTGCGGGCACTGCGGGAGCACACCGGGCCCGTCCTCTTCCTGGAAGAGGACCACTACCTAGCACCCGACTTCTACCACGTCCTCAAAAAGCTCTGGGCCCTGCGTGAGCGGGAGTGCCCTGAGTGCCAGATCGTCTCCCTGGGCACCTATAGCCCTGTCCGCGGCGGCTTTGCTGGCCGAGCCGACAAGGTGGAAATGAAGACATGGAAGTCCACCGAGCACAACATGGGCATGGCCTTTGGCAGAGACACCTACCAGAAGCTCATCGAGTGCACAGATGCCTTCTGCACTTACGACGACTACAACTGGGACTGGACTCTGCAGCACTTGACTGTCTCTTGTCTTCCAAAGTTCTGGAAAGTGCTGGTTCCTGAGATCCCCAGGATTTTTCACACGGGGGACTGTGGCATGCACCATAAGAAATCCTGCAGACCGTCCACCCAGAGTGCCAAAATCGACTCTCTCTTGAACAGCAACCAACAGTACCTGTTTCCCAAAACAATGAGTGTCAGTAAAAGGTACTCCATGGctcccctttcccctcatgTGAAAAACGGAGGCTGGGGAGATATTAGGGACCACGAACTCTGTAAAAGTTACCGCAGACTTCAGTGA